CTTGGCCGCCAGTTCGTGCTCGGCCAGACCATCGAAGAAGGCATGAAGAATGCCCGCGAACTCGAGAAGCAGGGCTATACCTACTCCTACGACATGCTGGGCGAAGCGGCACGTACCGACGAAGACGCCGTTCGCTATCATGAAGCCTATGCCAAGGCGATTACCGCCATCGCCAAGCAAGCCAAGGGCGACGTGCGCGGGAGCCCTGGCATCTCGGTGAAGCTCTCGGCGCTGCACCCACGCTATGAATACACCCACCGCGACACGGTGATGGACGAACTGGTGCCACGCGCCAAGGAACTGGTGCAGCAGGCGGCCAAGGCCAATATCGGTTTCAATATCGACGCCGAAGAGCAAGACCGGTTGGATCTGTCCCTCGACGTGATCGAAGCCTTGATGGCCGACCCCAGCCTAGACGGTTGGGATGGCTTCGGGGTGGTCGTGCAGGCTTACGGGCGTCGCGCCGCGCCGATGATCGAGACCCTCTACGAACTGGCCGAGCGATACAACCGCAAGATCATGGTACGTCTGGTAAAAGGCGCCTACTGGGATACCGAGATCAAGCTGTCCCAGGAGATGGGTGTCAAGACTTTCCCTGTCTTCACCCGCAAGGTCAACACTGATGTCAGCTACATGGCCTGTGCCCAGATGCTGCTCGACCGGCGCGACCGCATCTATCCGCAGTTTGCGACCCACAATGCCCACACCTGTGCCGCCGTCGTCGAGATGGCAGGCGATGACAAGGACAGCTACGAGTTTCAGCGTCTGCACGGCATGGGCGAGTCGCTGCACCATATCGTCAAGGAGTCGGAAGGTACCCACTGTCGCATCTACGCCCCGGTTGGCGCCCACCGCGACCTGCTGGCCTATCTGGTTCGCCGCCTGCTGGAGAACGGCGCCAACTCCTCGTTCGTCAACCAGGTAGTGGATAGTTCGATTCCCCCGAGCGAAGTCTCAAAGGATCCCATCGAAGGGTTCAAGCAGCTCGGTAACGACGTCTCAAGCCCCTTGATCCGCCAGCCCAACGAGCTGTTCGAGCCTGATCGCAAGAACTCCAGGGGTTACCGCATCAACGAACCCGCCTCGATCCTGCCGCTGCTCGATGCGCGTGAAACCTTTGCCGACGCCACCTGGACCGCCGGCCCCATGCTGGTAGGCAGCCCGGCCCCCCAGGGCCCGGCGCGCGATGCTGTCTCCCCCGCCGACGGCTCGCGGGTGGTCGGCAAGGTACATGAGGCCACCCCGGAAGAGGTCGCCACCGCGCTCGACGCCGCCGGAGAAGGCTTCAAAGAGTGGTCAGCGCGCCCTGTGGCCGAACGCGCCGCAGTGTTACGCCGCACCGCTGATCTTTACGAGGAACACATCGCCGAGCTGACCGTGATCACCACCCGCGAAGCGGGCAAGATGATGTTCGACGGTATCGCCGAAGTGCGCGAAGCAGTGGATTTCCTGCGCTACTACGCCAACGAAGGCGAGCGGTTGGAAGCGGAAGAGCCCGGCAGCGCCCGCGGCATTTTTGTCTGCATCAGCCCGTGGAACTTCCCCTTGGCCATCACCACCGGGCAGATTGCTGCCGCCCTGGTGGCCGGTAACGCGGTGCTCGCCAAGCCTGCCGAGCAGACGCCTCTGATCGCCGCTCGTGCAGTTGAGCTGATGCGCGAAGCTGGCTTGCCGGAAGCTGCGCTGCAATTGCTGCCGGGCGACGGCCCGACGGTAGGCGGCCCGCTGACCAGCGATCCGCGGATTGCCGGTGTCTGCTTTACCGGCTCAACCCCGGTGGCGCAGATCATCCACAAGGCGCTGGCCGAGAATGCAGGGCCTGATGCCGTGCTGATCGCCGAGACCGGTGGTCTCAACTCCATGATTGTCGACTCCACGGCGCTCACCGAGCAGGCGGTACGCGATATCCTGATCTCCTCCTTCCAGTCGGCCGGTCAGCGCTGTTCGGCGCTGCGCATGCTGTATGTTCAGGAAGAGGCCCGCGACCGGTTGCTCAAGATGCTCTACGGTGCGATGGACGCGCTGACCATCGGTGACCCCTGGAATACCGACACCGACGTATCGCCGGTGATCGATGCCGATGCCCAGCAGGAAATCAGCGACTATGTAGCGACGAACGAGAAGAACGGCAAAGTGCTGAAGAAGCTGCCCGCGCCAGACACCGGTACCTTCGTCACCCCGGCGGTGGTCGAGGTTGGCGGCATCGAGGATCTCGAGCGTGAAATCTTCGGCCCGGTGCTGCACGTCGCCACCTTCAAGGCGCGGGATATCGACAAGGTGGTCGACGACATCAATGGCAAAGGCTACGGCCTGACCTTCGGCCTGCATACCCGCATCGACGACCGCGTGCAGCAGATCGTCGAGCGCATTCATGTTGGCAACGTCTACGTCAACCGCAACCAGATCGGCGCTATCGTCGGCTCCCAACCGTTCGGCGGCGAGGGGCTCTCGGGCACCGGGCCCAAGGCCGGTGGCCCGCTCTACGTGACGCGCTTCCGCCGCACCGCAGACGCAGAGCATGTTGAGGCGCCACAAGGAAAAGCCGTCTCACTGCCTGACCTCCAATCCACGCTTAATGGGCTGGATGCGCGCAACTGGGCGGCACGCACCAACCGGGTCGAAGTGTTGCGCAAGGCACTCTCTGGCAAAGGCGGTGTGATCCGCAAAGCGCTCAATGAGACGGCTGCGTTAGATATGACGCCACAGACACTGCCGGGGCCAACGGGCGAAAGCAACCGCCTGACGATGTACCCGAAGGGAGCCGTTCTGTGCCTAGGCCCGACCCTGGATATCGCCATCGCTCAAGCAGCGCAGGCCCTTGGTGCGGGCTGTGCAGCGATAGTGGCCGCACCCGGTGCCGAGCAGGCAGTGAAGCCGCTGATTGATGCCGGTGCGCCGGTGGCCGGGCTTGAAGGAAGCGTTTCAGCCGAGACACTGAGCGAGGTCAAAGGCATTGCGGCGGTCGCCGCCGCGGGCGACAGCAACTGGGCCCGCGAACTGCGCATTGCGCTGGCCAAGCGCGACGGCGCCATCATACCGCTCGAGACCCAGACCATCTCGCCGGATCGCTACGTGGTGGAACGCCATCTGTGCATCGACACCACTGCAGCGGGTGGTAACGCCAGCCTGCTGGCCACCGCCGAATAAGTCGGAGTGGTTGGTGCTTAGGAGGTGAGCGGCGGCTTGATGCCGCTCGCCCTCCGCACTAAGCAAAAGCGGGTCAATCTCTCAGCGATTCAAAAGCCACTACTCGTTAGTGGCTTTTTTTATCTAGCAGCCGAGTTTACGCCGTAATCCGGTGTTTTCTTGCACGTCCTGCTTTGCTCTGCATTGATTTCATTAGAAAATTTAGCAGGGATAAGGGCTGCCATATGTCATAACCAAGCTGTTAATCTTTAGGTATCGTTTCAGGTCGAATATAGGGAAACATGTGCGCTACGTAGTCAGCTTTTCCTAGCTCGACATTCTCACTGCGCAAAATTGAATAGGCGGTCATCAGGTGGAAATAAAATTGGGCTAGCGTCCAATCGCGGGCATATTGCTCGGCGGTAAGATCAAGAATCATACCGTTTGGAAGTTCGTGCGCAATTGGTTTATCGGCGTTTATATCTAGGGCGTTTGAGTCGAGGTCGTCAAGTAATGCAACGGTTTCATCAATCCGAGCTCGAGCATCCGCGAGCGAACCGGGACGCTCAACTGCATTTCGCCCTTCTTCGAGCAGTTCACCGATAGATTTGGGGAAAGC
This window of the Halomonas sp. SH5A2 genome carries:
- the putA gene encoding bifunctional proline dehydrogenase/L-glutamate gamma-semialdehyde dehydrogenase PutA, whose product is MNEANPHLHSDVKDLRSRIRTHYDANEADVLHGLVERIKLSEDDRKQVAAVGAKYVERVRKERSPSMMEAFLAEYGLSTTEGVGLMCLAEALLRVPDAETIDDLIHDKIEPSDWGAHLGKSSSSMVNASTWALLLTGKVLDDDPKGPTRALRGLVRRMGEPVVRKAVGQSMKILGRQFVLGQTIEEGMKNARELEKQGYTYSYDMLGEAARTDEDAVRYHEAYAKAITAIAKQAKGDVRGSPGISVKLSALHPRYEYTHRDTVMDELVPRAKELVQQAAKANIGFNIDAEEQDRLDLSLDVIEALMADPSLDGWDGFGVVVQAYGRRAAPMIETLYELAERYNRKIMVRLVKGAYWDTEIKLSQEMGVKTFPVFTRKVNTDVSYMACAQMLLDRRDRIYPQFATHNAHTCAAVVEMAGDDKDSYEFQRLHGMGESLHHIVKESEGTHCRIYAPVGAHRDLLAYLVRRLLENGANSSFVNQVVDSSIPPSEVSKDPIEGFKQLGNDVSSPLIRQPNELFEPDRKNSRGYRINEPASILPLLDARETFADATWTAGPMLVGSPAPQGPARDAVSPADGSRVVGKVHEATPEEVATALDAAGEGFKEWSARPVAERAAVLRRTADLYEEHIAELTVITTREAGKMMFDGIAEVREAVDFLRYYANEGERLEAEEPGSARGIFVCISPWNFPLAITTGQIAAALVAGNAVLAKPAEQTPLIAARAVELMREAGLPEAALQLLPGDGPTVGGPLTSDPRIAGVCFTGSTPVAQIIHKALAENAGPDAVLIAETGGLNSMIVDSTALTEQAVRDILISSFQSAGQRCSALRMLYVQEEARDRLLKMLYGAMDALTIGDPWNTDTDVSPVIDADAQQEISDYVATNEKNGKVLKKLPAPDTGTFVTPAVVEVGGIEDLEREIFGPVLHVATFKARDIDKVVDDINGKGYGLTFGLHTRIDDRVQQIVERIHVGNVYVNRNQIGAIVGSQPFGGEGLSGTGPKAGGPLYVTRFRRTADAEHVEAPQGKAVSLPDLQSTLNGLDARNWAARTNRVEVLRKALSGKGGVIRKALNETAALDMTPQTLPGPTGESNRLTMYPKGAVLCLGPTLDIAIAQAAQALGAGCAAIVAAPGAEQAVKPLIDAGAPVAGLEGSVSAETLSEVKGIAAVAAAGDSNWARELRIALAKRDGAIIPLETQTISPDRYVVERHLCIDTTAAGGNASLLATAE
- a CDS encoding DUF1993 domain-containing protein, which translates into the protein MKITVTINLEGRKSMSLTTLLVPTYTQMLRALLSWLKKAQEQMPKADAEALLSARLAPDMFPLSTQVRFACVQAQEAIFRLKGEAFPKSIGELLEEGRNAVERPGSLADARARIDETVALLDDLDSNALDINADKPIAHELPNGMILDLTAEQYARDWTLAQFYFHLMTAYSILRSENVELGKADYVAHMFPYIRPETIPKD